The Devosia sp. SD17-2 genome includes a region encoding these proteins:
- a CDS encoding carboxypeptidase-like regulatory domain-containing protein: MLEPGHLYFLAREAEIEANATLTVLCRAAHDHVGSFVEIFDHLGASRGQFELGAVSDEVAQTDQLEFTGPNSVGTFEWTARLVAEDEDEPVEAVLSFAVRPIKTTLLVWDTPSAVPIGTPFAVKIGLKGSDGGNMSGMTVVVTDAAGLEVGRTAFTDAVLAGSEALHFVELELRGSDALGIQQFSLSTEASEQPPRLAAEASLRVKHVPAPECHVEISVMDSAGSTPLAGAEVQLHPYRSRTDATGVARFFLPKGEYRLTASKAKHEANSLSIVVDTDCQETIRLAQEALVDPDAHYY, translated from the coding sequence CGAATGCGACCCTCACGGTTCTCTGCCGCGCCGCCCATGATCATGTGGGTTCCTTCGTCGAAATCTTTGACCACCTTGGAGCTTCGCGCGGCCAGTTTGAACTCGGCGCCGTTTCCGACGAAGTCGCCCAGACCGACCAGCTCGAATTTACCGGGCCGAACAGCGTCGGCACATTTGAATGGACCGCGCGCCTCGTCGCCGAAGACGAGGACGAACCGGTCGAGGCAGTCCTCAGCTTTGCAGTCCGTCCGATCAAGACCACGCTTCTGGTTTGGGACACGCCCAGCGCTGTCCCCATCGGCACGCCGTTTGCCGTCAAGATTGGCCTTAAGGGCAGCGACGGGGGCAATATGAGCGGCATGACCGTGGTGGTCACCGACGCCGCCGGGCTGGAAGTCGGCCGGACTGCCTTCACCGACGCTGTTCTGGCAGGCAGCGAAGCGCTCCATTTTGTGGAGCTCGAGCTGCGCGGTAGCGATGCGCTCGGCATCCAGCAGTTTTCCCTGTCGACCGAGGCCAGTGAGCAGCCTCCGCGGTTGGCAGCGGAGGCGAGCCTGCGCGTCAAACACGTGCCGGCGCCCGAGTGCCATGTCGAGATTTCGGTCATGGACAGTGCCGGCAGCACGCCGCTGGCGGGTGCCGAAGTGCAGCTTCATCCCTACCGCAGCCGCACCGATGCCACGGGCGTTGCGCGTTTCTTCCTGCCCAAGGGTGAATATCGCCTCACTGCCTCAAAGGCCAAGCACGAGGCCAACAGCCTCTCCATCGTCGTCGACACGGATTGCCAGGAGACCATACGCCTTGCTCAGGAAGCTCTGGTGGATCCCGATGCCCATTATTACTAG